In Clostridium sporogenes, one genomic interval encodes:
- a CDS encoding phage tail tape measure protein: protein MAEDVGSLVVRVAMDKSNFEEGIQNLNRSMRLAQSEFKNATAGLKDHGQGLDGLKSKQEMLSKSIELQTEKVAKYKAKITESEKTLEDNSKAHEKLKEKVNNAKKAWEDSEKSLGKNAEETKKLKAEYEKLDKQYTDSEEKIRNNVRAIENWNVKANNAEAKLKGMKSSLSSVSKEIDKQENSWNKISKKLDSAGNKFKTAGKKMESVGKGITTKVSAPLAGLGAIAVKTTADYDDSMSQLKAITNSSTEDMKKMSDQAKDLGVKTRYSAKEASDSMVMLGQAGYRTTEIMNTMPAVLNLAQAGAIDLTQSTDVLVSSMSQFGIETKNASHVADVLSLGANKANLGVNDMAEALKYAGSMANTAGWSIEETAGAIGLMSNYGIKGSQAGTALRGAISRLVKPSEASAEKMEALGIKVFDSNGKMKALGEVIDEVKKGTSKLTEEQKMNALVTIFGQEAIAGINALMTEGGDSVRKYADELKKADGSAAKAAQTMEDNIGGAFRSLKSAMEGAAISIGSAAAPAIREITDKITELTRKFSALSPETQKNIVKFGAFAIVTGPAIVGVGKLATGFGSILSVASKVAGIMGKVSLATKGAEAATTTASVATGLAGKGITGMGLAAKAGALLLNPWVLGIGAATVAGVALYKHLQKDAIPSIDLFANKNEQTVQRVKAANGQMVTVYGQTSVKISSATKKAVGSYMELDKKASGSLTNLVANSDKFTKQAKDKVIKNFTDMSKKSSKLSNEQKNTMTTNFKKLITDTGVLTKKNKDEIIKQYTAMVNGTKGLSKKQKDQTIKELTDTLNKSTAITKQQSSDLQKIYKDMGDKIKVGLDKKKTEELKSQQDFFSKSNVLTTTEEAKIVQTTATSWENKKKTINGLQNQINSIIQHASNQHRQITEDEAKTIDGLQQQMKENAVKTLSASEVEQKVIMERLKSYNGRITAEQASEVIKNAEKQKQSTIDKANQQYDGTVKNIIKLRDESKVISAATADKMIKEAERQRKESIDKAENQKKEVVKKITSMNKDIGESVDTTSGNMLTTWDKLKKWWDGWKPDSKQFSYTLRGSEREAVQKKEGGKAYATGTTNATRGWNLVGEEGPELLWFDGGETVLNNRDTLNLFNKLDNKIGYATSREWGVNLSQGLADGINNSRKLVHDSILETANGINLKTRKALGINSPSKVMQELGKFSSEGLALGILENKDKVESAANLAAQIIKDVTENKLDNIQIKINTNDKEIKDRVARQLNWGVYNKDEYQKYLNFVNKLNKEEVEKSKEFLKEDYENRVKSVEDRLRILKNENSIELQTEKARVDQEIAYYQNLQRNAKDKNSKANYANQIATLRQYQKQVLNTTKANQKAQVDSLERSKKALKEYYDDGIKLLDKREKEVKKSLKIEENTFKDLMTTYNTAIKSLKVKTGDLIKDLENQEAIVVVQSKKVEDLRKRYEDLAYTLGITASETVKAREEFENARVELENIANAVKDATKNLSDYIDKFQQDIVNALKQRYEDELKLQEESINTQIQNLEKWKDESIKRIDDVYNAKIKAIEEQLEEEEKADKDAEEMKKINSLKSAIDFEHNQFNKAEMQQELNNLLKEREKRLHKEQLEEQKKKLEKEKEDKLQNINSIYESNKKSLEKQLEDYRSFCEKRTQDAVLQAQAEKMIMDNNQKEIVELLHSYSKEYEYAGQTLGQKLVDGFSPKIQEIKDMIASITAEINEAKQKALDLSRSGVTTNNNSVTNNRNNTFNVYASNNNGGRSIESELRSLAFSMA, encoded by the coding sequence ATGGCAGAGGATGTAGGAAGCTTAGTAGTACGTGTAGCTATGGATAAATCTAACTTTGAAGAAGGCATACAAAATCTTAATAGATCTATGAGATTAGCACAGAGTGAATTCAAAAATGCAACTGCAGGGTTAAAGGATCATGGGCAAGGCTTAGATGGACTTAAATCTAAGCAAGAAATGTTATCAAAAAGTATTGAATTGCAAACTGAAAAAGTAGCAAAATATAAAGCTAAAATAACAGAAAGTGAAAAAACATTAGAAGACAATAGTAAAGCACATGAGAAATTAAAAGAAAAGGTAAACAATGCAAAAAAAGCCTGGGAAGATTCTGAGAAGAGCTTGGGTAAAAATGCAGAAGAAACAAAAAAACTTAAAGCAGAATATGAAAAACTTGATAAACAGTATACTGATAGTGAAGAGAAAATAAGAAACAACGTACGAGCGATAGAAAATTGGAATGTTAAGGCAAATAATGCTGAAGCTAAATTAAAAGGAATGAAAAGTTCACTTTCTAGTGTAAGTAAAGAAATAGATAAACAAGAAAATTCATGGAATAAAATTTCAAAAAAACTCGATTCTGCAGGGAATAAGTTTAAAACTGCAGGAAAGAAAATGGAGTCTGTAGGTAAGGGTATAACTACAAAAGTATCGGCACCTTTAGCTGGACTAGGCGCAATAGCAGTGAAGACGACAGCTGACTATGATGACAGCATGAGCCAATTAAAAGCTATAACCAATTCTAGTACAGAAGATATGAAAAAGATGAGTGACCAAGCTAAAGATCTGGGTGTAAAAACTAGATATAGTGCAAAGGAAGCATCAGATAGCATGGTCATGTTAGGACAAGCTGGTTATAGAACAACAGAAATTATGAACACTATGCCAGCAGTGTTAAATTTGGCGCAGGCGGGAGCTATTGATTTAACACAAAGTACGGATGTATTAGTGTCCAGTATGTCACAGTTTGGTATAGAGACTAAAAATGCAAGCCATGTTGCCGATGTACTTTCCTTAGGTGCTAACAAAGCAAACTTGGGAGTAAATGATATGGCCGAAGCACTAAAATATGCTGGTAGTATGGCAAATACCGCAGGTTGGAGCATTGAAGAAACTGCAGGTGCTATAGGTCTTATGTCTAATTACGGAATTAAAGGTAGCCAAGCAGGAACTGCGTTGAGAGGTGCTATTTCTAGATTAGTTAAACCTTCAGAGGCTTCAGCAGAGAAAATGGAAGCATTAGGAATTAAGGTATTTGATAGTAACGGTAAAATGAAAGCTTTAGGGGAAGTTATAGATGAGGTTAAAAAGGGAACCTCTAAATTAACAGAAGAACAAAAAATGAATGCACTCGTAACTATCTTTGGGCAAGAAGCTATAGCAGGGATTAATGCTCTTATGACTGAGGGTGGAGATAGTGTAAGAAAGTATGCAGATGAACTGAAAAAAGCTGATGGTAGTGCAGCGAAGGCTGCTCAGACAATGGAAGATAATATAGGTGGTGCTTTTAGAAGTTTAAAATCTGCAATGGAAGGTGCAGCAATAAGTATTGGTAGCGCAGCAGCCCCAGCAATAAGAGAAATTACAGATAAAATAACAGAATTAACACGAAAATTCTCAGCATTAAGTCCAGAGACACAAAAAAATATTGTTAAATTTGGAGCATTTGCAATTGTTACAGGTCCTGCTATAGTAGGTGTGGGAAAATTAGCGACTGGATTTGGAAGTATTTTAAGTGTTGCAAGTAAAGTAGCTGGAATAATGGGGAAAGTAAGCCTCGCTACAAAAGGAGCAGAAGCAGCTACTACGACAGCAAGTGTAGCTACAGGACTAGCTGGCAAAGGTATTACTGGAATGGGATTGGCTGCAAAAGCAGGAGCATTACTTCTTAACCCTTGGGTATTGGGAATTGGTGCTGCAACAGTTGCTGGAGTAGCATTATATAAACACTTACAAAAAGATGCAATACCAAGCATAGATTTATTTGCAAATAAGAACGAACAAACAGTGCAAAGGGTTAAAGCTGCAAATGGACAAATGGTAACTGTTTATGGACAAACTTCTGTTAAAATTTCATCAGCAACTAAAAAAGCAGTAGGTTCTTACATGGAATTAGATAAGAAAGCGAGTGGATCTTTAACAAATTTAGTAGCAAATTCTGATAAGTTCACTAAACAAGCTAAAGACAAAGTGATAAAAAATTTTACAGATATGAGTAAGAAATCTAGCAAACTTTCAAACGAACAAAAAAACACCATGACAACCAATTTTAAAAAATTAATTACTGATACAGGAGTGCTAACTAAGAAAAATAAAGATGAAATAATAAAACAATATACTGCAATGGTAAATGGAACTAAGGGGCTTAGTAAAAAGCAGAAAGACCAAACAATAAAAGAGTTAACAGACACTTTAAATAAAAGTACTGCAATTACCAAGCAACAATCATCAGATTTACAAAAAATATATAAAGATATGGGAGATAAAATTAAGGTTGGCCTAGACAAAAAGAAAACAGAGGAATTAAAAAGCCAACAAGATTTCTTCTCAAAGAGTAATGTTCTTACTACTACGGAAGAAGCAAAGATAGTCCAAACAACTGCAACCAGTTGGGAAAACAAGAAGAAAACAATAAATGGCTTACAAAATCAAATTAATTCAATCATCCAACATGCATCAAACCAGCACAGACAAATAACAGAAGATGAAGCAAAAACAATAGATGGGCTACAACAACAAATGAAAGAAAATGCTGTTAAAACCTTGTCTGCTAGTGAAGTGGAACAAAAGGTAATAATGGAAAGGCTAAAATCTTACAATGGAAGAATAACCGCTGAGCAAGCGAGCGAAGTTATAAAAAATGCAGAAAAACAAAAGCAAAGTACTATTGATAAAGCTAATCAACAGTATGATGGAACTGTGAAAAATATAATAAAGCTTCGTGATGAAAGCAAAGTTATATCTGCGGCCACTGCAGATAAAATGATTAAAGAGGCAGAGCGACAACGAAAGGAAAGTATTGATAAGGCAGAAAATCAAAAGAAAGAAGTAGTAAAAAAAATTACTTCCATGAATAAAGACATTGGAGAGAGTGTAGATACTACTAGTGGAAATATGTTAACCACTTGGGATAAATTAAAAAAATGGTGGGATGGATGGAAGCCAGATTCTAAACAATTTAGTTACACATTGCGAGGCTCAGAAAGAGAAGCTGTACAAAAAAAAGAAGGTGGCAAAGCATATGCAACTGGTACAACTAATGCTACTCGTGGCTGGAACTTAGTCGGGGAAGAAGGCCCCGAATTGCTTTGGTTTGATGGTGGAGAAACTGTTTTAAATAACAGAGACACTCTTAACTTGTTTAATAAATTAGATAATAAAATTGGCTATGCAACATCTAGAGAATGGGGAGTTAATCTTTCACAAGGCTTAGCAGATGGAATAAATAATAGCCGAAAATTAGTACATGATTCTATATTAGAAACAGCAAATGGAATAAATTTAAAAACAAGAAAAGCACTTGGTATAAATTCTCCTTCAAAAGTCATGCAAGAACTAGGGAAATTTTCAAGCGAAGGCTTAGCTTTAGGTATATTAGAGAATAAAGATAAAGTAGAAAGCGCAGCTAATCTGGCAGCACAAATTATAAAGGATGTTACAGAAAATAAGCTAGATAATATACAAATAAAGATAAATACTAATGATAAAGAAATAAAAGATAGAGTAGCAAGGCAGCTTAATTGGGGTGTTTATAATAAAGATGAATATCAAAAATACTTAAACTTTGTAAATAAACTTAATAAAGAAGAGGTGGAAAAAAGTAAAGAATTTCTAAAAGAAGACTATGAAAACAGAGTTAAAAGTGTAGAGGATAGACTTAGAATATTAAAAAATGAAAACTCAATAGAGCTGCAGACAGAAAAAGCTAGGGTAGATCAAGAAATAGCCTATTATCAAAATCTACAAAGAAATGCTAAAGATAAAAATAGTAAGGCTAATTATGCTAATCAAATTGCTACTTTAAGGCAGTACCAAAAACAAGTCTTGAACACTACTAAAGCTAATCAGAAAGCACAGGTAGATAGTCTCGAACGTTCTAAGAAAGCTCTTAAGGAATATTATGATGATGGCATAAAGTTACTAGACAAGAGAGAAAAAGAAGTTAAGAAGTCATTAAAAATTGAAGAAAATACATTCAAGGACCTTATGACAACTTATAATACTGCGATTAAATCTCTTAAAGTTAAAACCGGTGATTTAATAAAGGACCTTGAGAACCAGGAAGCTATAGTTGTAGTACAGAGTAAAAAAGTAGAAGACTTAAGAAAGCGTTATGAGGACTTAGCGTATACTTTAGGAATTACAGCATCTGAAACAGTAAAAGCTAGAGAAGAATTTGAAAATGCTAGAGTAGAACTAGAAAATATCGCTAATGCAGTAAAGGATGCAACTAAAAACTTATCAGATTATATAGATAAGTTTCAGCAGGATATAGTTAATGCTTTAAAGCAACGATACGAAGATGAATTAAAACTACAAGAGGAATCTATAAATACTCAAATTCAAAATTTGGAAAAATGGAAAGATGAAAGCATAAAAAGAATAGATGATGTATATAACGCTAAAATAAAAGCTATAGAAGAACAGTTAGAGGAAGAAGAAAAAGCCGATAAAGATGCAGAAGAAATGAAGAAAATCAATAGCCTTAAGTCTGCTATTGATTTTGAACATAATCAATTTAATAAGGCAGAAATGCAGCAGGAACTTAATAATCTCCTTAAAGAAAGAGAGAAAAGGTTACACAAAGAACAATTAGAAGAACAGAAGAAAAAATTAGAAAAAGAAAAAGAAGATAAGTTGCAAAACATTAATTCTATATATGAAAGTAACAAGAAAAGTTTAGAGAAACAGTTAGAGGATTATAGAAGTTTTTGTGAAAAGAGAACACAGGATGCAGTTCTGCAAGCGCAAGCCGAAAAAATGATTATGGATAATAACCAAAAGGAAATAGTAGAGCTATTGCACAGTTATAGTAAAGAATATGAGTATGCCGGACAAACACTAGGGCAAAAACTAGTTGATGGATTTAGTCCAAAAATTCAAGAAATTAAGGACATGATAGCAAGTATAACCGCTGAAATAAACGAAGCAAAGCAAAAGGCTCTAGACTTAAGTAGAAGTGGTGTTACTACAAATAATAATAGTGTAACTAATAATAGAAATAATACATTTAATGTATATGCCTCTAACAATAATGGAGGTAGAAGTATAGAAAGTGAATTAAGAAGTTTGGCTTTTTCTATGGCATAA
- a CDS encoding phage tail family protein: MQKLIYRNSKGQEVTLSNSRPFILESVGNVANTSAGINTSYSAGQDGVSIDNISIKEKLLPITGGLVGDSFEDIDRKREYLTNIFNPKFHGELVYTNNATSRKIKGRVQDITFQDKVGSIQKFLVQILVPNPFWEDIYTKKEEVALWVGDFEFPLEIPSEGIEMGHRVSNLIVNINNTGAVPCGMRIQFKALATVVNPSLFNVNTREFIKINRTLSAGDVLEVTTEFSNKRIELVKNNGVTQNVFNWIDLDSEFLQLEVGDNLFRYDAESGIDNLEVAIYHTSLYLGV; the protein is encoded by the coding sequence TTGCAAAAATTAATATATAGAAATTCTAAAGGACAAGAAGTAACTTTAAGTAACTCTCGTCCTTTTATTTTGGAATCAGTAGGAAATGTAGCTAATACAAGTGCTGGGATAAACACATCATACAGTGCTGGACAGGATGGAGTTAGTATAGATAATATATCCATTAAAGAAAAACTATTGCCTATAACGGGAGGATTAGTAGGTGATAGTTTTGAGGATATAGATAGAAAAAGAGAATATTTAACAAATATATTTAATCCTAAGTTTCATGGGGAACTTGTTTATACAAATAATGCAACAAGTAGAAAAATTAAAGGAAGAGTGCAAGATATAACCTTTCAAGACAAGGTTGGATCTATTCAAAAATTCTTAGTACAAATTTTAGTTCCCAATCCATTTTGGGAAGATATCTACACTAAAAAAGAAGAAGTGGCCTTATGGGTCGGTGATTTTGAATTTCCTTTAGAAATTCCATCAGAAGGTATAGAAATGGGACATAGAGTTAGCAATTTAATTGTTAATATAAATAATACTGGAGCCGTTCCTTGCGGAATGAGAATACAATTTAAAGCACTTGCTACAGTAGTAAATCCTTCATTGTTTAATGTTAATACTAGAGAATTTATAAAAATTAATAGAACACTTAGTGCTGGGGATGTTTTAGAAGTTACTACGGAGTTTAGTAACAAAAGAATAGAACTTGTAAAAAATAATGGAGTTACGCAGAATGTCTTCAATTGGATTGATTTAGATTCGGAGTTCTTACAGCTAGAGGTAGGAGATAACTTGTTTAGATATGATGCGGAAAGTGGTATAGATAATTTAGAGGTAGCAATTTATCATACTTCGCTGTATTTGGGGGTGTAG
- a CDS encoding BhlA/UviB family holin-like peptide: MENEIIKMVASQGVFAIFFAYLLFYVLKENSKREGKYQDIISTLTDKFSILDDVKKSVDKIEEKLER, translated from the coding sequence GTGGAAAATGAAATAATTAAGATGGTTGCTAGTCAAGGAGTGTTTGCGATATTTTTCGCTTATCTCCTTTTTTATGTATTAAAAGAAAATTCAAAGAGGGAAGGAAAATACCAGGATATTATTTCTACACTTACAGATAAATTTAGCATTTTAGATGATGTAAAAAAAAGTGTAGATAAGATAGAGGAAAAGTTAGAAAGGTAG
- a CDS encoding N-acetylmuramoyl-L-alanine amidase — MLFNLNPGHTLSGGDVGTRGINGLKEEVLTRQLIGEIDKELRGRGHSTNICRVDYASTLQESLNKQVSLCNSVNADLNICIHFNTTVGGYGSEVYTYSGKYLVEADRVLKQLNNLGFRNRGIKNQGLALTRRTKAKTIYIEVCFIDSSGDVAILNKYGMNGIANAIVNGVLGVSSNVTPTPSQPSTNNSWINLDGKTGTICTPSGVNVREKKSTSSRILGALPNGAKVQLYRKEGDWMHVYYPPHGGYVYAKYIRY, encoded by the coding sequence ATGTTATTTAATTTAAACCCAGGACATACATTAAGTGGTGGAGATGTAGGAACTAGAGGAATAAATGGATTAAAAGAGGAAGTTTTAACAAGGCAACTAATAGGAGAAATAGATAAAGAATTAAGAGGTAGAGGACATAGCACTAACATATGTAGAGTAGATTATGCATCAACATTGCAAGAAAGTTTAAATAAACAAGTATCATTATGTAATTCAGTAAATGCAGATTTAAATATTTGTATACATTTTAATACCACAGTAGGTGGTTATGGATCAGAAGTATATACGTATAGTGGTAAGTATTTAGTAGAAGCAGATAGAGTATTAAAGCAATTAAATAATTTAGGATTTAGAAATAGAGGAATTAAAAACCAAGGGTTAGCATTAACTAGAAGAACTAAAGCCAAAACAATTTATATAGAAGTATGCTTCATAGATAGTTCTGGAGATGTAGCTATACTTAATAAATATGGTATGAATGGAATTGCCAACGCAATAGTAAATGGTGTGTTAGGGGTATCTTCAAATGTAACACCTACACCAAGTCAACCATCTACAAATAATAGTTGGATTAATTTAGATGGAAAAACAGGTACTATATGCACACCAAGTGGTGTAAATGTTAGAGAAAAGAAATCTACGTCTAGTAGAATATTAGGGGCTTTACCTAATGGTGCAAAAGTACAATTATATAGAAAAGAAGGAGATTGGATGCATGTATACTATCCTCCACATGGTGGATATGTTTATGCTAAATATATAAGGTATTAA
- a CDS encoding recombinase family protein, whose protein sequence is MLYGYCRSANDNKKSIEKQIEWVKSKGVNEKDIYIDIGSGLDTNRAELNKLLDSVKEEDSIFSKDINRITRDVKGLEKIIEFAKNNHVKFVLGEHVIDGINGVDKGVEGISAVLSVFAEYEQNIEE, encoded by the coding sequence ATGTTATATGGATATTGTAGAAGTGCCAACGATAATAAAAAGAGCATAGAGAAACAAATAGAATGGGTAAAAAGCAAAGGTGTTAACGAAAAGGATATTTATATAGACATTGGAAGTGGACTTGATACCAATAGGGCGGAGCTGAACAAATTACTAGATAGTGTGAAAGAAGAGGATTCAATATTCTCTAAGGATATAAACAGAATAACAAGAGATGTAAAAGGGCTAGAAAAAATAATAGAATTTGCTAAAAATAATCATGTTAAGTTTGTATTAGGAGAACATGTTATAGATGGCATTAACGGAGTAGATAAAGGTGTAGAAGGTATATCTGCTGTACTTAGCGTGTTTGCAGAATATGAACAAAACATAGAAGAATAA